From a single Paenibacillus sp. FSL W8-0426 genomic region:
- a CDS encoding HAD family hydrolase, which yields MDAIFLDFYGTVVHEDDHILPSIYEQVRAAAGVDCTTHDIGSYWWQAFSRMFHDSHGSRFVSQRELNVRSLAETLRHFQADLQPRELNREQLAHWRRPGIFADSIPFLKAVPLPVYFLSNIDTDDIMASMAHHGLNSGGVITSEDVRAYKPRPEMFQEALARYGLQPERVIHVGDSLVSDVYGAQSVGIRAVWLNRNSRPLKGDCIPDNECSDLMQVLDLL from the coding sequence ATGGACGCCATTTTCTTGGACTTCTACGGTACGGTCGTGCATGAAGATGATCATATTCTTCCATCGATCTATGAGCAGGTGCGGGCGGCGGCAGGTGTGGACTGTACAACGCACGACATCGGGAGCTATTGGTGGCAGGCCTTTTCGCGAATGTTCCACGATAGCCATGGCAGCCGTTTCGTATCGCAAAGGGAACTGAATGTACGGTCTTTGGCGGAAACGCTCAGGCACTTTCAAGCAGACCTGCAACCACGGGAATTGAATCGCGAGCAATTGGCGCATTGGCGGCGCCCCGGCATTTTTGCCGACTCGATTCCCTTCCTGAAGGCCGTACCGCTGCCGGTATATTTTTTGTCCAATATCGATACGGACGACATTATGGCATCGATGGCACATCACGGATTGAACTCAGGAGGAGTCATCACGAGTGAAGACGTTCGTGCCTACAAACCAAGACCGGAGATGTTTCAAGAAGCACTCGCCCGGTACGGACTGCAGCCTGAGCGGGTTATACATGTAGGCGATTCTTTGGTCAGCGACGTGTATGGTGCGCAGAGCGTCGGTATTCGGGCCGTTTGGTTGAACCGGAACAGCAGACCTTTAAAAGGAGATTGTATCCCAGATAACGAATGCAGCGATCTGATGCAGGTCCTGGATTTGCTATGA
- a CDS encoding YcxB family protein, with product MEQQDNTIRIHITEEDYWHLNKTAILKMYGIGMLIAVVALPILMTVIFMQMGRSLTYSIIASLLLSAFVDIYTYLRTKGKIKKLARQSKGILGDQQLEITASEIRWSNDMTSGTTQWQGLESFQETKAYYFIFINKASAHIIPKRSFQTEVEAADFARQVRTYMQAAK from the coding sequence GTGGAACAACAAGACAATACGATTCGGATTCATATTACGGAAGAGGATTACTGGCATCTGAACAAAACAGCGATCCTCAAAATGTACGGCATCGGCATGCTCATCGCGGTGGTGGCGCTACCGATCCTTATGACGGTCATCTTTATGCAAATGGGGCGCTCCTTGACGTATAGTATTATTGCTTCATTGTTGTTAAGTGCATTTGTCGATATCTATACATATCTTCGCACGAAGGGCAAAATCAAAAAGCTGGCTCGTCAGAGCAAAGGCATTCTGGGTGACCAGCAGCTGGAAATCACAGCGTCGGAAATTCGTTGGAGCAATGATATGACTTCAGGGACGACGCAGTGGCAGGGATTGGAAAGCTTTCAGGAAACGAAGGCATATTATTTTATATTCATCAATAAAGCAAGCGCGCACATTATTCCGAAACGTTCTTTTCAAACAGAAGTCGAGGCAGCTGACTTTGCACGACAAGTAAGGACCTATATGCAGGCTGCCAAATAA
- a CDS encoding PhzF family phenazine biosynthesis isomerase gives MSEITVYHYDAFASTPGKGNPAGVVFGADHLSESDMQLIAHNVGFNETVFVLSSDTADLRLRYYTPGHEINLCGHATMASLFGLKTRGMLNGKTSVVIETNVGNLPIRFEQDEETLRMEMKQDQPRFLPFNGDMDRLAASMGLRASDIDPTAPIVYGSTGTWTLLIPIRSLEAFDRMRPDSQLFPDILLENPRSSLHPFCMEAHDSSAFMHARHFSSPYSGTVEDPVTGTASGVMGAYYLTYVQPGQSHAEFTVEQGQEIGRDGRVGVKAQKTAQGMEIYIHGTAVFVRELVIQY, from the coding sequence ATGAGCGAAATTACCGTATACCATTATGATGCCTTTGCATCCACACCGGGCAAGGGCAATCCGGCAGGGGTTGTATTCGGCGCAGATCACCTGAGCGAATCCGACATGCAGCTTATTGCGCACAACGTCGGTTTCAACGAGACGGTGTTTGTGCTGAGCTCGGATACAGCCGATCTTCGGTTGCGTTATTATACCCCAGGACATGAGATCAATCTGTGCGGCCATGCCACGATGGCTTCGCTGTTTGGTTTGAAAACGAGAGGGATGTTAAACGGCAAAACGTCGGTAGTCATCGAGACCAATGTAGGCAACCTGCCGATTCGTTTTGAGCAGGACGAGGAGACGCTGCGCATGGAAATGAAACAGGATCAGCCTCGCTTTTTGCCGTTTAACGGCGACATGGACAGGCTGGCGGCTTCCATGGGTCTCAGGGCAAGCGATATTGATCCGACGGCTCCAATCGTATATGGAAGCACCGGTACGTGGACGCTGCTGATTCCGATCCGCAGCCTGGAAGCATTCGATCGCATGAGGCCGGATAGTCAGCTTTTTCCCGACATTTTGCTTGAAAATCCCAGATCCTCCCTGCACCCGTTTTGTATGGAAGCCCATGATTCGTCGGCATTCATGCACGCCCGGCATTTCTCCTCTCCGTATTCGGGGACGGTGGAGGACCCTGTAACCGGAACGGCATCCGGAGTGATGGGAGCTTATTATCTGACCTATGTTCAACCCGGACAATCCCATGCCGAGTTTACAGTCGAACAGGGACAGGAGATCGGGCGGGATGGAAGAGTTGGAGTCAAAGCGCAAAAAACTGCGCAAGGCATGGAGATTTATATTCATGGAACGGCTGTTTTTGTGCGTGAGCTAGTCATTCAGTATTGA
- a CDS encoding GNAT family N-acetyltransferase, producing MLKIVDIRQRPELLQSAVQYFWKQWGTETNLDFYRDCIERSMVTDSVVPRFYVLLDGERIVGGYALLQSDLNSRQDLFPWFACLHVDSEYRGQNLGGQLLKHGVQETHKIGLGKLYLCTDLIGYYEKQGWSYNGKGYLFNGDEVRIYEYSI from the coding sequence ATGTTAAAGATCGTGGATATCCGGCAGAGGCCGGAGCTGTTGCAGTCCGCTGTACAGTACTTCTGGAAACAGTGGGGAACGGAAACGAACCTTGACTTTTATCGGGACTGCATCGAACGGTCCATGGTAACCGACAGCGTGGTGCCGCGTTTCTATGTGCTGCTGGACGGAGAGCGGATCGTGGGCGGATATGCTTTGTTGCAGAGCGATTTGAACAGCAGGCAGGATTTATTTCCTTGGTTTGCATGCCTGCACGTCGATTCGGAATATCGCGGCCAAAATCTGGGCGGACAGCTGCTAAAGCACGGAGTGCAAGAGACGCATAAAATAGGGCTTGGCAAGCTGTATTTGTGCACCGACTTGATCGGGTATTACGAGAAGCAGGGTTGGAGCTATAACGGAAAAGGTTACCTGTTCAATGGGGATGAAGTACGAATCTATGAATATTCCATCTGA
- a CDS encoding inositol monophosphatase family protein, giving the protein MNIPSERIGVSEIEQTIQAARLLAENIIRKAGQVALDQFDRITCLVEKDEFGDIVTAVDHEAEQLIWDAISSAFPTHAIHSEECGHNGITSDWLWMVDPLDGTNNFAIGLPLFSVSITLMYQAEPLLGVIYEPMVDRLFVAVRGQGAFCNDNQLLVKKKQEIRKGTIGWIQGHAVQHEQRAVKLRYHLDVSFKRMMRLWAPTLQWCMLAKGNIDGIVLYNSEGDDLYSGVLMAQEAGAIVMNFQGNAFKGRNTEPYLIACHPEHRDYFLNTVREGLENDHGT; this is encoded by the coding sequence ATGAATATTCCATCTGAGCGAATAGGAGTGAGTGAGATCGAACAGACCATCCAAGCCGCCCGCTTATTGGCGGAAAACATCATCCGGAAAGCAGGCCAGGTGGCGCTGGATCAATTTGATCGCATTACCTGTCTGGTGGAGAAAGACGAGTTTGGCGACATCGTTACCGCCGTGGATCACGAAGCGGAGCAGCTTATTTGGGATGCGATCAGCAGCGCCTTTCCTACTCATGCCATCCACAGCGAGGAATGCGGTCACAATGGCATAACCAGCGACTGGCTCTGGATGGTCGATCCGCTGGACGGAACGAACAACTTTGCGATCGGATTGCCGTTATTTTCGGTTTCCATCACGCTGATGTATCAGGCTGAACCCCTGCTTGGCGTCATATATGAACCAATGGTTGATCGTTTATTCGTTGCGGTTCGCGGACAAGGGGCGTTCTGTAACGATAATCAGCTGTTAGTCAAAAAGAAACAGGAGATCCGCAAAGGTACTATTGGCTGGATTCAAGGACATGCAGTACAACATGAACAACGGGCCGTGAAGCTCCGCTATCATCTGGATGTTTCTTTTAAACGAATGATGCGTTTGTGGGCTCCAACCTTGCAATGGTGCATGTTAGCCAAAGGAAATATCGATGGCATCGTGCTCTACAACTCTGAAGGAGACGATCTGTATTCAGGCGTATTGATGGCTCAGGAAGCAGGCGCAATCGTCATGAATTTTCAGGGAAATGCGTTTAAAGGAAGAAACACCGAGCCTTATCTGATCGCCTGTCATCCCGAGCATCGCGATTATTTTCTGAATACAGTCAGGGAGGGTCTGGAAAATGATCACGGAACTTAA
- a CDS encoding GNAT family N-acetyltransferase, with the protein MITELNPHEFGKVRHLVDSSGGAEVRAVADCINPGRIYVNEELNGALFWIEGQGGFQLIGDFWRGTLLVELETFMRETIEPEMRRLGKDCIEIAMANERGEKAFRQAMVHRETFSDVQYVFGFLGKREQRAVALAHPMPNVSNGPDETVSVVRISRELLEDESYGNREFLAGKILQFWHSGEAFFQHGLGYAVVQHHQIASVCFSAFVAGRIHAIDIETMELYRYKRYASLAAKVYINECIRREIEPYWDCSPDNEGSIRLAKGLGMSLNFDYRICWYSISK; encoded by the coding sequence ATGATCACGGAACTTAATCCGCATGAGTTCGGGAAGGTGAGGCATCTCGTTGATTCAAGCGGGGGCGCCGAAGTTAGAGCAGTTGCTGATTGCATAAATCCAGGACGCATATATGTGAATGAAGAGCTAAACGGAGCCTTGTTCTGGATTGAAGGTCAAGGTGGATTTCAACTCATTGGTGATTTTTGGCGCGGGACGCTGCTGGTTGAGTTGGAAACATTCATGCGAGAAACGATTGAGCCGGAGATGCGAAGACTCGGTAAGGACTGCATCGAGATTGCCATGGCGAACGAGCGTGGGGAGAAAGCCTTTCGTCAAGCCATGGTTCATCGAGAGACTTTTTCCGATGTCCAGTATGTATTCGGTTTTCTTGGGAAGCGTGAGCAGAGGGCTGTGGCGCTTGCTCATCCTATGCCGAACGTTTCTAATGGTCCAGATGAAACGGTAAGCGTCGTCAGAATAAGTCGTGAACTTTTGGAAGATGAGAGCTATGGGAACCGCGAATTTCTGGCGGGGAAAATCCTTCAGTTTTGGCATTCTGGCGAAGCTTTTTTCCAACATGGGTTGGGGTACGCTGTAGTGCAGCATCACCAAATCGCCAGTGTGTGCTTCTCGGCGTTCGTGGCTGGACGCATCCATGCCATCGATATTGAAACCATGGAGCTATATCGTTATAAAAGGTATGCTTCATTGGCTGCAAAAGTCTATATCAATGAATGTATAAGAAGAGAAATAGAACCTTACTGGGATTGTTCCCCTGATAATGAAGGATCGATCCGTCTTGCCAAGGGGCTTGGAATGTCTTTGAATTTCGACTACCGGATTTGTTGGTATTCGATATCTAAATAG
- a CDS encoding HD domain-containing protein produces the protein MNEALLAEMQFLIEIDKLKTIERKTRIMHGDRLENDAEHSWHLAMMALILHRHANHDIDLLKVFKMLLVHDLVEIDAGDTFAYDLKGHEDKHERELQAARRLFGMLPPEQADELMGLWVEFEAKETQEAQFAASLDRLQPLIHNYRNEGDTWQKYGITSEQVTNRNREIENGSEALWGYAQELIRSAVERGILRSEYEQQNH, from the coding sequence ATGAACGAAGCCTTGCTGGCGGAGATGCAGTTTTTGATCGAAATCGACAAGTTGAAAACGATTGAACGGAAAACAAGGATCATGCATGGGGACAGGCTGGAAAACGATGCAGAGCATTCTTGGCACCTGGCCATGATGGCACTGATTTTGCATCGGCATGCAAACCATGATATCGATCTGTTGAAAGTGTTCAAAATGCTGCTCGTCCACGATCTGGTTGAAATTGATGCCGGGGATACGTTTGCTTATGATCTGAAAGGGCATGAAGACAAGCACGAACGTGAATTGCAGGCAGCACGCCGACTGTTTGGTATGCTGCCACCGGAACAAGCGGATGAGTTGATGGGGTTATGGGTGGAATTTGAGGCCAAAGAGACACAGGAAGCGCAATTCGCGGCATCCTTGGACCGGTTGCAGCCGCTCATACATAATTACCGAAACGAAGGCGATACATGGCAGAAATATGGCATTACAAGCGAACAGGTTACGAATCGAAACCGGGAGATCGAGAATGGCTCCGAAGCGCTATGGGGCTATGCTCAGGAGCTTATTCGCAGTGCAGTAGAACGGGGAATTCTGAGGTCGGAGTACGAACAACAGAACCACTGA
- a CDS encoding NUDIX hydrolase has protein sequence MGYIMELREKVGSRPLIMAGASVLVFNELGHLLLQKRADSLDWGTIGGSLEPGESLEEAAHRELWEESGLKANTLQLITVISGADAYYQYPNGDEVYNVTAVFKAIGIEGTPVLMDDEGLELRYFDLNEPIPNLNSYAAHVLSESGFLQNVQKEGAKV, from the coding sequence ATGGGATACATTATGGAGCTTCGGGAAAAGGTTGGGTCTCGTCCACTGATTATGGCCGGTGCGAGCGTGCTCGTTTTCAATGAACTTGGCCATTTGTTGTTGCAAAAGCGTGCAGACAGCCTGGATTGGGGCACGATCGGAGGTTCATTGGAACCGGGCGAATCTCTGGAAGAAGCGGCGCACAGGGAGCTTTGGGAAGAAAGCGGTTTAAAGGCGAACACTCTGCAGCTGATCACCGTTATATCGGGAGCGGATGCGTATTACCAATATCCCAACGGCGATGAAGTCTACAACGTTACGGCCGTCTTTAAAGCGATTGGCATCGAAGGCACCCCTGTCCTGATGGACGATGAGGGATTGGAGCTCCGCTATTTTGATTTGAACGAACCTATTCCGAATCTTAACTCCTATGCAGCACATGTACTAAGCGAATCGGGATTCCTTCAGAACGTGCAAAAGGAGGGAGCAAAGGTATGA
- a CDS encoding zinc dependent phospholipase C family protein encodes MPLPMVHLNIASLLANKWHVGEHQGAFYLGNIAPDSIHMRDGATREDKRHTHFEPKTEGDYMARLQERYSTLVEQTNDEGRKWFVRGYFMHVLTDYIWFRSVHPQFVKEVTGLERDEGMKQARDQLNRLYYQETDQVDFDLYQQAEWSSEVWQWLGRTRGYDMQDLLIADEMERWRDRTLSFLKEGSQQPGIVPQYITAEIVERFVSETAKRLQAVLQAWDARIPLLEQTS; translated from the coding sequence ATGCCTTTGCCGATGGTTCATCTGAATATCGCTTCATTACTGGCCAACAAGTGGCATGTCGGTGAGCACCAAGGAGCGTTCTATCTGGGGAATATCGCGCCCGATTCGATCCATATGCGGGATGGAGCGACGCGCGAAGACAAACGGCATACGCATTTTGAGCCCAAGACCGAGGGCGATTACATGGCAAGGCTGCAGGAGCGTTATTCAACGCTTGTCGAGCAAACCAATGACGAAGGGCGAAAGTGGTTTGTGCGTGGTTATTTCATGCATGTGCTGACAGACTACATATGGTTTCGGAGCGTACATCCGCAATTCGTGAAAGAAGTCACCGGCCTGGAGCGGGATGAGGGGATGAAGCAGGCACGGGACCAGTTGAACCGCTTATATTATCAGGAAACGGATCAGGTTGACTTCGACCTGTATCAGCAGGCGGAGTGGAGTTCCGAAGTGTGGCAGTGGCTTGGCCGGACCCGTGGCTACGACATGCAGGATCTCCTGATAGCCGACGAGATGGAGCGCTGGCGGGATCGCACATTATCCTTTTTGAAGGAAGGATCGCAGCAACCCGGCATTGTTCCGCAGTACATTACGGCCGAAATCGTTGAACGATTTGTGTCCGAAACGGCGAAGCGGCTTCAAGCCGTGCTTCAGGCGTGGGATGCCCGAATCCCTCTCTTAGAACAGACATCCTAG
- a CDS encoding GNAT family N-acetyltransferase: MTEQIVIQKLAPSDVEGAHQVFEASITRAFAQEGLGSLQDDIRHEIEQKKELLQAALQQWNVPEANVFFLLAKHEGRVVGTISYGPCGEEIRICTDQRITEMGELGSLYILPEFQGRGIASKLIRALASELDRQGIRQFCLDSGYGIAQQKWRRKFGEPYAVAEDFWGEGVHHMVWLCNVKDYAVK, encoded by the coding sequence ATGACAGAACAGATTGTGATCCAAAAGCTGGCGCCTTCCGACGTTGAGGGAGCGCATCAAGTATTCGAAGCCTCCATCACAAGGGCGTTTGCGCAGGAGGGGCTGGGTTCGCTGCAGGACGATATCCGCCATGAGATCGAACAGAAAAAGGAGCTTCTTCAGGCTGCATTGCAGCAATGGAATGTGCCGGAGGCAAACGTGTTTTTCCTGCTGGCCAAGCATGAGGGGCGCGTGGTCGGCACGATATCGTATGGGCCTTGCGGCGAGGAAATCCGGATCTGCACGGATCAGCGAATTACGGAGATGGGCGAGCTCGGCAGTTTATACATTTTACCGGAGTTTCAGGGGCGGGGGATCGCTTCGAAATTAATTCGGGCGCTGGCGAGCGAGTTGGACCGCCAAGGAATCCGCCAATTTTGTCTGGATAGCGGATATGGGATTGCCCAGCAGAAATGGCGGCGCAAATTCGGTGAACCGTATGCCGTCGCCGAGGACTTCTGGGGAGAGGGAGTCCATCACATGGTGTGGCTGTGCAATGTGAAGGATTATGCGGTAAAATAA
- a CDS encoding PH domain-containing protein, whose amino-acid sequence MLTNHMKGVLYAMQWNLPEQRLSPDAVNIWRTSAYISNGIGFIILAALLALDHVFDWWTWIGWVLWIIAGLSVLYAVWEIWIHPSLLYRYWRYDVSEEFLQLKHGAWKRVHQIIPMAKIQSVTTEQGPLLRRYGLYSVSVGTMGASHRIPALSEDVAVALRQQIASYAKINEVDE is encoded by the coding sequence TTGTTAACGAACCATATGAAAGGAGTGTTGTATGCCATGCAGTGGAACCTGCCGGAGCAGCGGTTATCTCCGGATGCGGTCAACATATGGAGAACGAGCGCGTACATAAGCAATGGAATTGGATTCATCATTCTCGCCGCATTGCTGGCATTGGATCACGTTTTTGACTGGTGGACATGGATAGGTTGGGTGTTGTGGATCATTGCAGGGCTCTCAGTACTGTATGCGGTTTGGGAAATATGGATTCATCCTTCATTATTGTACCGGTATTGGCGTTACGACGTGAGTGAAGAGTTCCTGCAGTTGAAGCATGGAGCCTGGAAAAGGGTACACCAAATTATCCCGATGGCCAAAATCCAGTCGGTCACGACGGAGCAAGGACCTTTGCTGCGCAGATACGGATTGTATTCCGTCTCGGTCGGCACCATGGGTGCGTCCCACCGCATTCCGGCTTTGTCGGAGGACGTGGCGGTGGCGCTTCGGCAGCAGATCGCTTCCTATGCAAAGATCAACGAGGTGGACGAGTGA
- a CDS encoding PH domain-containing protein, translating into MEKKRHHPLSIVWGMWKLARNSAAFVIYLFVVRYDTEAKWVTYGRWIFYAAMVIGVVSVIWKWYAERYETDRAAFHAYEGVFNRKKRTIPYTKIQNVHRHTSLFHRLFGVTSIRFETGTKGDEAAFHVPVLTLAEAGRLEQCVVGATSNAAAANATFMNASAAGEDAQSNLAVNHVEENETAHFLKQTEQAKRAIHFESTRRDTVRASFTSLSFLVLIPILGSLYSGIQDFFPDETVTRSFLLTWLDQWWTAAILIVVLIIIAMLAGMVHTFIKYGNYRITSDDSRIYITKGMLEQSAFSIQKQRVQAVKITRSPMKRLLGLAEVELVTAGGVGEDEQEVNSLYPFLPVKQAYAIISEILPSYEVSEDMQRLPTKSLWLRLLAPSWIWPIATGALWYFKPVWLGQEGAWWMVSALLLVLIVTGRVVEFFHTRYVLNRNFIQLRTGAFTSTLFISKREKVIEARITQNGLQRWFGVASIQTVNRAKPVVHQAVKDVPSNMAEAFRLWYVERTRDVQTR; encoded by the coding sequence ATGGAGAAGAAACGACATCATCCGCTCAGCATCGTATGGGGAATGTGGAAGCTTGCGAGAAACAGCGCTGCGTTTGTGATCTATTTGTTTGTTGTCCGTTACGATACCGAAGCGAAATGGGTTACGTACGGGCGATGGATTTTCTATGCTGCCATGGTCATCGGCGTTGTTTCGGTGATCTGGAAATGGTATGCCGAGCGTTATGAAACGGACCGGGCGGCATTTCACGCCTATGAAGGCGTGTTTAACCGAAAGAAACGTACGATCCCTTATACGAAAATCCAGAATGTGCATCGGCATACGTCCTTGTTCCATCGTTTGTTTGGGGTGACGTCCATCCGTTTCGAGACAGGCACCAAGGGAGATGAAGCTGCGTTTCATGTTCCGGTGCTGACGTTGGCTGAAGCTGGGCGATTGGAACAATGTGTGGTGGGGGCAACGTCCAACGCTGCTGCCGCAAATGCAACGTTCATGAACGCTTCGGCTGCAGGTGAGGATGCGCAAAGCAATCTGGCGGTAAATCACGTGGAGGAAAACGAGACCGCACATTTTTTGAAGCAAACGGAGCAAGCCAAACGAGCTATTCACTTTGAATCCACGCGCCGGGATACGGTGAGAGCTTCTTTTACGTCACTCAGCTTCCTGGTGCTGATCCCCATTCTGGGTTCGTTGTATTCAGGCATTCAGGATTTTTTCCCGGATGAAACCGTGACGCGAAGCTTTTTGCTGACTTGGCTGGATCAATGGTGGACGGCTGCCATTCTTATCGTGGTGCTGATCATCATAGCCATGCTGGCGGGCATGGTGCATACCTTTATAAAGTATGGGAATTACCGGATTACATCCGATGATTCACGGATTTATATCACCAAAGGCATGCTGGAGCAATCGGCATTCTCGATTCAGAAGCAGCGCGTACAGGCGGTGAAGATCACGCGAAGTCCGATGAAACGGTTGCTTGGCTTGGCCGAAGTGGAGTTGGTCACGGCGGGCGGCGTTGGTGAAGATGAGCAGGAGGTAAACTCGCTATATCCATTTTTGCCGGTGAAACAGGCTTATGCCATCATATCAGAGATTTTGCCATCGTATGAAGTCAGTGAAGACATGCAGAGGCTTCCAACCAAATCGCTATGGTTACGTTTGCTTGCGCCCAGCTGGATATGGCCGATTGCTACAGGGGCACTCTGGTATTTCAAACCGGTGTGGTTGGGTCAGGAAGGTGCGTGGTGGATGGTGTCGGCCCTGCTGCTGGTGTTGATCGTGACAGGGCGGGTCGTGGAATTTTTCCATACCCGTTATGTATTGAACCGGAACTTCATCCAATTGCGAACAGGGGCCTTCACTTCGACGTTGTTCATCTCCAAGCGGGAAAAAGTGATCGAAGCGCGCATTACGCAAAACGGGCTGCAGCGCTGGTTCGGGGTGGCATCCATTCAGACGGTGAATCGTGCCAAACCGGTGGTTCATCAGGCCGTTAAGGACGTCCCGTCCAATATGGCGGAGGCATTCCGACTTTGGTACGTGGAGCGGACACGAGACGTGCAGACTCGTTAA